In a single window of the Pseudoxanthomonas sp. F37 genome:
- the gap gene encoding type I glyceraldehyde-3-phosphate dehydrogenase — MSIKVGINGFGRIGRNVLRSAVQNFGNDIQIVAINDLLEPDYLAYMLKYDSVHGRFDGEVKVEGGALFVNGSKIRLTQERDPANLKWDEVGADVVIESTGLFLDKATAQKHLDAGAKKVILSAPSKDDTPMFVYGVNDKTYNGEAIISNASCTTNCLAPIAKVLHDKWGIKRGLMTTVHAATATQKTVDGPSNKDWRGGRGILENIIPSSTGAAKAVGVVIPSLNKKLTGMSFRVPTSDVSVVDLTAELENPATYDEIKAEMKAQSQGALKGILGYTEDKVVATDFRGDTRTSIFDAEAGIALDPTFVKLVAWYDNEWGYSNKCLEMVRVVAGK; from the coding sequence ATGTCGATCAAGGTGGGTATCAACGGCTTCGGCCGCATCGGGCGCAACGTGCTGCGTTCCGCCGTGCAGAACTTCGGCAACGACATCCAGATCGTCGCCATCAACGATCTGCTGGAACCGGACTACCTGGCGTACATGCTCAAGTACGATTCCGTGCACGGCCGTTTCGACGGCGAGGTGAAGGTCGAGGGCGGCGCGCTGTTCGTCAACGGCAGCAAGATCCGCCTGACCCAGGAGCGCGATCCGGCCAACCTCAAGTGGGACGAGGTCGGCGCCGATGTCGTCATCGAATCCACCGGCCTGTTCCTCGACAAGGCCACCGCGCAGAAGCACCTGGATGCCGGCGCGAAGAAGGTCATCCTGTCGGCGCCGTCGAAGGACGACACGCCGATGTTCGTCTACGGCGTGAACGACAAGACCTACAACGGCGAAGCGATCATCTCCAACGCCTCCTGCACGACCAACTGCCTGGCGCCCATCGCCAAGGTGCTGCACGACAAGTGGGGCATCAAGCGCGGCCTGATGACCACCGTGCACGCGGCCACCGCCACGCAGAAGACCGTCGACGGCCCCAGCAACAAGGATTGGCGCGGCGGCCGCGGCATCCTGGAAAACATCATCCCGTCCAGCACCGGCGCGGCGAAGGCCGTCGGTGTGGTGATCCCCTCGCTCAACAAGAAGCTCACCGGCATGTCGTTCCGCGTGCCGACCAGCGACGTGTCGGTGGTCGACCTGACCGCCGAGCTCGAAAACCCGGCCACGTACGACGAGATCAAGGCCGAGATGAAGGCGCAGAGCCAGGGCGCGCTGAAGGGCATCCTGGGCTACACCGAGGACAAGGTGGTGGCCACGGATTTCCGCGGCGACACCCGCACCTCGATCTTCGACGCCGAGGCCGGCATCGCGCTGGACCCGACCTTCGTCAAGCTGGTGGCCTGGTACGACAACGAGTGGGGCTACTCCAACAAGTGCCTGGAGATGGTCCGCGTGGTCGCCGGCAAGTAA
- a CDS encoding energy transducer TonB: protein MRIVACAMVACTAAGCAHRVEQVDQRLLLPQSAGHYQMAPHQAFVYPVPIQMAGPAFPAAGMPRELPPLTLCVSFVVDAEGKATRVAPLRQAGCADGASQPSLRDAALSAVAGWTFEPAMFCDYPDAASRDRDWNGDGCAGERVQARVVPVSLAYAFTFEIREGRQRVATRKR from the coding sequence ATGCGGATCGTCGCCTGCGCCATGGTGGCGTGCACGGCCGCCGGCTGCGCGCATCGCGTCGAACAGGTCGATCAGCGCCTGCTGTTGCCCCAATCGGCCGGGCACTACCAGATGGCGCCGCACCAGGCCTTCGTCTACCCGGTGCCGATCCAGATGGCCGGCCCTGCATTCCCTGCCGCGGGCATGCCACGCGAACTGCCGCCCCTCACCCTGTGCGTATCCTTCGTGGTGGATGCCGAAGGCAAGGCGACGCGGGTCGCCCCCCTTCGGCAGGCGGGCTGCGCTGATGGCGCATCGCAGCCTTCGCTGCGCGATGCCGCGCTTTCCGCGGTGGCGGGATGGACGTTCGAGCCGGCCATGTTCTGCGACTATCCGGACGCGGCGAGCCGCGACCGCGACTGGAACGGCGACGGCTGCGCCGGCGAGCGCGTGCAGGCGCGCGTGGTGCCGGTGTCCCTGGCCTATGCGTTCACCTTCGAGATCCGCGAAGGCAGGCAGCGCGTGGCCACGCGCAAGCGCTGA
- a CDS encoding DUF3999 family protein, with translation MRTLLLALALLATPSATLAQSPAHAAYAKRWPLALSAERAGAYRVELDRSVYTTTAWADLRDVDVLDADGKPVAAALFGPEQPTALPARRIVVPWFPLPVPPSGGEQPSRVSAQFGEHGRIVRIEASGGAPSDDTGRAFLVDLSGIRDNPEALEITWDPGEPREARFRVEGSHDLQAWDVMQPRVTLMELQRGTQRLLHDEAPIRAGFRYVRFVPLDAAAALPIREIRVRLDAAHLQQTVAWSEMQGRRVSEQGVDGFVYRSDGRYPIALVNLAMDDFAVGEWTLESRDADDAPWRLRAGPWVAYRVDGERPSASPDQPLSSGPVRDRQWRLRSRGALPERAPTLRLGYRPEVMVFLAQGTPPYALVAGSASARRATVPMPALVDALRRDRGAEWQPAPAYLSTAAVLAGDAALVAPPEPRDWKTWLLWGVLLLGAGLVAAFAFSLLRGRPPA, from the coding sequence ATGAGGACCCTGCTGCTTGCCCTGGCATTGCTGGCAACGCCGTCCGCGACGCTTGCGCAGTCGCCGGCACATGCCGCGTACGCCAAGCGGTGGCCGCTGGCCCTGTCCGCCGAGCGCGCCGGCGCCTACCGCGTCGAGCTTGATCGCAGCGTCTACACCACCACCGCCTGGGCCGACCTGCGCGATGTGGACGTGCTGGATGCCGACGGCAAGCCGGTAGCGGCGGCATTGTTCGGCCCCGAGCAGCCTACGGCGCTGCCCGCCCGCCGCATCGTCGTGCCGTGGTTCCCGTTGCCGGTGCCACCGTCTGGCGGGGAACAGCCCTCCCGCGTGTCGGCGCAGTTCGGCGAACACGGGCGCATCGTCCGCATCGAGGCCAGCGGCGGTGCGCCGTCCGACGACACCGGTCGGGCCTTCCTGGTGGACCTCAGCGGCATCCGCGACAACCCCGAAGCGCTGGAGATCACCTGGGACCCGGGCGAGCCCCGCGAAGCCCGTTTCCGCGTGGAAGGCAGCCACGATCTGCAGGCCTGGGACGTGATGCAGCCGCGCGTCACGCTGATGGAACTGCAGCGCGGCACGCAGCGGCTGCTGCACGACGAGGCGCCCATCCGGGCCGGGTTCCGCTACGTGCGCTTCGTGCCGCTCGATGCCGCTGCGGCGCTGCCGATCCGTGAGATCCGGGTGCGCCTGGATGCCGCGCATCTGCAGCAGACGGTGGCGTGGTCGGAGATGCAGGGACGGCGCGTGAGCGAGCAGGGCGTGGACGGATTCGTCTACCGCAGCGACGGCCGCTATCCCATCGCCCTGGTCAACCTGGCGATGGATGATTTCGCCGTGGGCGAATGGACGCTGGAAAGTCGCGACGCCGACGACGCGCCATGGCGGCTGCGCGCCGGTCCGTGGGTGGCCTATCGCGTGGATGGTGAACGCCCCAGCGCATCGCCCGATCAACCCTTGTCCAGTGGACCGGTGCGCGACCGCCAGTGGCGACTGCGCAGCCGAGGCGCCCTGCCCGAGCGGGCGCCCACGCTGCGATTGGGCTATCGGCCCGAGGTGATGGTGTTCCTGGCGCAGGGCACGCCGCCGTATGCACTGGTGGCCGGCAGCGCGAGCGCCCGCCGCGCCACCGTGCCCATGCCGGCGCTGGTCGATGCGCTGCGGCGCGACCGCGGCGCCGAGTGGCAGCCGGCGCCCGCCTACCTGTCCACGGCCGCGGTGCTGGCCGGCGACGCCGCCCTCGTGGCGCCGCCCGAACCCCGCGACTGGAAGACCTGGCTGCTGTGGGGCGTGCTGCTGCTGGGCGCGGGGCTGGTGGCCGCGTTCGCCTTCAGCCTGTTGCGCGGCCGCCCTCCGGCGTAG
- a CDS encoding OmpW family outer membrane protein, which yields MKKTLIPIAIALAFGAAAPAFAQSKGDWTLGVGVHQVNPKSDNGTLAGGTLPLDIDSDVKPTVTFEYFLRDNLGLEVLAALPFKHDIAIEGVGTVGSTKHLPPTVSLQYHFNSQGKVSPFLGAGLNYTTFFSEDTKGALAGTDLKLDDSWGLAAHVGMDIKVSERGAVRVDARWIDIDTDVEVDGAKLGTANIDPLVYGVAYVVKF from the coding sequence ATGAAGAAGACCCTGATCCCGATTGCCATCGCCCTCGCCTTCGGCGCCGCCGCTCCCGCCTTCGCCCAGTCCAAGGGCGACTGGACCCTGGGCGTCGGCGTGCACCAGGTGAACCCGAAATCCGACAACGGCACGCTGGCCGGCGGCACCCTGCCGCTGGACATCGACAGCGACGTCAAGCCGACCGTCACCTTCGAATACTTCCTGCGCGACAACCTGGGCCTGGAAGTGCTGGCCGCGCTGCCGTTCAAGCACGACATCGCCATCGAAGGCGTCGGCACGGTGGGCAGCACCAAGCACCTGCCGCCGACCGTTTCGCTGCAGTACCACTTCAACAGCCAGGGCAAGGTCTCGCCGTTCCTCGGCGCCGGCCTGAACTACACCACGTTCTTCAGCGAAGACACGAAGGGCGCGCTGGCAGGCACCGACCTGAAGCTGGACGACTCCTGGGGCCTGGCCGCGCACGTCGGCATGGACATCAAGGTCAGCGAGCGCGGCGCGGTGCGCGTGGACGCGCGCTGGATCGACATCGACACCGACGTCGAGGTGGACGGCGCCAAGCTGGGCACCGCCAACATCGACCCGCTGGTGTACGGCGTGGCTTATGTCGTGAAGTTCTGA
- the modA gene encoding molybdate ABC transporter substrate-binding protein, whose protein sequence is MYAPLRSFLAMLVLLSLVLAPVATHAQEDRGLIVFAAASLKEALDEAAAAYRKQTGTPVRVSYAASSALARQIEQGAPADAFFSADLEWMDYLQQQGRVVPATRRNLLGNRLVLVAPKASGVRVDLKRPATLLAALGEGRLALGQTRTVPAGKYARASLESLSLWDGVKARLAESESVRAALMLVARGETPLGVVYASDAKAEPAVCVVATFPEDSHPAIVYPVAALRGPRSAQASTFVRWLASPAADAIFHRHGFAVRD, encoded by the coding sequence CTGTACGCACCGCTGCGCTCCTTCCTTGCCATGCTGGTCCTGCTTTCGCTGGTGCTGGCGCCCGTGGCCACCCATGCGCAGGAGGACCGCGGCCTCATCGTCTTCGCCGCCGCCAGCCTGAAGGAAGCGCTGGACGAGGCCGCCGCGGCTTACCGGAAACAGACCGGCACACCGGTGCGCGTGTCGTATGCCGCCAGTTCGGCGCTGGCGCGGCAGATCGAACAGGGGGCGCCCGCCGACGCATTCTTCTCCGCCGATCTGGAATGGATGGACTACCTGCAGCAGCAGGGCCGGGTGGTGCCCGCCACGCGGCGCAACCTGCTGGGCAACCGGCTGGTGCTGGTCGCGCCCAAGGCAAGCGGGGTGCGTGTGGACCTGAAGCGGCCCGCGACGCTGCTGGCCGCCCTCGGGGAGGGCCGCCTGGCCCTGGGCCAGACCCGGACCGTCCCTGCGGGCAAGTACGCCCGCGCGTCGCTGGAATCGCTGTCGTTGTGGGACGGCGTGAAGGCGCGGCTGGCGGAATCGGAGAGCGTGCGTGCGGCGCTGATGCTGGTGGCGCGTGGCGAAACGCCGTTGGGCGTGGTGTATGCGTCCGATGCGAAGGCCGAGCCCGCGGTGTGCGTGGTGGCGACGTTCCCCGAGGACAGCCATCCGGCCATCGTCTATCCCGTGGCCGCGCTGCGCGGGCCCCGGTCGGCCCAGGCTTCTACGTTCGTGCGGTGGCTGGCCTCGCCTGCCGCGGATGCCATCTTCCATCGGCACGGATTCGCGGTGCGGGACTGA
- the modB gene encoding molybdate ABC transporter permease subunit, protein MFDAFTPDELTAIRLSLKVAAVAALASLPLGVLVGWLLARTRFPGKALLDALVHLPLVLPPVVMGYALLVTLGTQGAVGAFLKEHLGLVFAFRWTGAALACAVMGFPLMVRAIRLSLEATDRRLEQAASTLGAGPWRVFFTVTLPLAWPGLVAGSVLAFAKALGEFGATITFVSNIPGQTQTLSSAIYGLMQVPGGEAGIWRLAAVAVAISLAALLLSEWLVRRHPTRHGEDG, encoded by the coding sequence ATGTTCGATGCGTTCACGCCCGACGAGCTCACCGCGATCCGCCTCAGCCTGAAGGTCGCTGCGGTGGCGGCGCTGGCCAGCCTGCCGCTGGGCGTGCTGGTGGGCTGGCTGCTGGCACGGACGCGCTTCCCGGGCAAGGCGTTGCTGGATGCGCTGGTTCATCTGCCGCTGGTGCTGCCGCCGGTGGTGATGGGCTATGCATTGCTGGTCACGCTGGGCACGCAGGGCGCCGTGGGCGCCTTCCTGAAGGAACACCTGGGCCTGGTGTTCGCGTTCCGCTGGACCGGCGCGGCGCTGGCCTGCGCGGTGATGGGATTCCCGCTGATGGTGCGTGCGATCCGCCTGTCGCTGGAAGCCACGGACCGCCGGCTGGAACAGGCCGCGTCCACGCTGGGGGCCGGTCCGTGGCGGGTTTTCTTCACCGTCACGCTTCCGCTGGCCTGGCCCGGCCTGGTCGCCGGCAGCGTGCTGGCCTTCGCCAAGGCGCTGGGCGAGTTCGGCGCCACCATCACCTTCGTCTCCAACATCCCCGGCCAAACCCAGACCCTGTCGTCGGCGATCTACGGACTGATGCAGGTGCCCGGCGGCGAGGCCGGCATCTGGCGCCTCGCCGCCGTCGCCGTGGCGATCTCGCTGGCGGCCCTGCTGCTCTCCGAATGGCTGGTGCGACGCCATCCCACGCGCCACGGCGAGGACGGCTGA
- a CDS encoding DUF2339 domain-containing protein — MVGLLVLVGLAVLAMPVLLIVALVSVSGLKRRVATLEAQVAQLRAARAAAPAPAPASQAAGAPVVDEGPTLADLLRDAAPPPRATPAPVQAAPGRTAGPPPIPPAPQAPTPTPTPTPAAPHIPPRPPRPAAPARPDFATRAVRAVQRWFTVGNVPVKIGMLVLFAGVAALLKYGADQGWFTLPPELRLAGVAAAALGALVFAWRKRESNRVFALSLQGGAIGVLLLVVFAAFKIFGLMPVGAAFALSIALVAGAGMLAVLQDAKALAVFALLAGFLAPIWLSTGSGNHVALFSYYAVLNAAIVGIAWYKSWRLLNLLGFVFTFGIGTAWGLFDYAPEKYGTTQPFLALFFVFYLLIPLLFARRQPASRRDFIDGCLVFGMPLVAFSLQAGLMRGGTFADSRLPLAFCALGLGVLYAGLAWLLHRRRNYDVLAQSYALLAVGFATLAVPLALSAQATACVFALEGAALVWLGLKQSRLLPQLTGAGLQMAAALAFSLARADAWSSGGFEATAHPMFANAPFMSALLIALAGLASAWSYRGRLGAVAGLYYLWGLAWWLGNGVIEIERYLSHRDEPDAMLAFAALTGWLAAEAHRRRPSSALAWTTLAALACAVPLAIWQSDVHQQPFAGHGVWAWLAYAVLGVRSLLCLRDSEHRLAGAGQFVWWLVWPMVASLLMAWLPDWLQGMGQGWTAGLIALPWLVVVALALFRWGWLSAPLGERFDGWRTPLLGVLFAALALWWVGSLFVAGGAAPLPWIPVVNPLELAQLAVLVLLLRWWVPEDRSLPPAKIVLLSSMAFVWVTSVVLHAVHHWGGVPWNGGLLAGSLAQTSLTVVWSVLGVLGWVIGSRRGQRMLWLGGAVLMGVVLVKLVSVDRQHLGNLLGIGSFIAYGLLCTVVGYLAPAPPRRIETEEATA; from the coding sequence GTGGTCGGGTTGTTGGTCCTGGTGGGGCTGGCCGTGCTGGCCATGCCCGTGCTGCTCATCGTCGCGCTGGTGTCGGTCAGCGGCCTGAAGCGCCGCGTCGCCACGCTGGAAGCGCAGGTCGCGCAGTTGCGCGCCGCGCGCGCTGCCGCGCCCGCACCGGCGCCTGCCAGCCAGGCGGCGGGTGCGCCCGTCGTGGATGAAGGCCCCACGCTGGCGGACCTGCTGCGCGACGCGGCGCCGCCGCCGCGCGCGACGCCCGCGCCTGTACAGGCGGCACCGGGCCGCACCGCCGGACCACCGCCCATCCCGCCCGCACCCCAAGCGCCCACGCCCACGCCCACGCCCACGCCGGCAGCGCCGCACATCCCGCCCCGGCCGCCGCGTCCTGCCGCGCCCGCGCGTCCGGATTTCGCCACCCGGGCGGTCCGCGCCGTGCAGCGCTGGTTCACCGTCGGCAACGTGCCGGTGAAGATCGGCATGCTGGTGCTGTTCGCCGGCGTCGCGGCGCTGCTCAAGTACGGCGCCGACCAGGGGTGGTTCACCCTGCCGCCGGAACTGCGCCTGGCGGGCGTGGCGGCCGCCGCGTTGGGCGCGCTGGTATTCGCGTGGCGCAAGCGCGAGAGCAACCGCGTGTTCGCCCTCAGTCTGCAGGGTGGCGCCATCGGCGTGCTGCTGCTGGTGGTGTTCGCCGCCTTCAAGATCTTCGGCCTGATGCCGGTGGGCGCGGCCTTCGCGCTGAGCATCGCGCTGGTGGCCGGTGCCGGCATGCTGGCCGTGCTGCAGGATGCGAAGGCGCTGGCCGTCTTCGCGTTGCTGGCCGGCTTCCTTGCGCCGATCTGGCTGTCGACGGGCAGCGGCAACCATGTGGCGCTGTTCTCGTACTACGCCGTGCTCAACGCGGCCATCGTCGGCATCGCCTGGTACAAGTCGTGGCGCCTGCTCAATCTGCTCGGCTTCGTCTTCACCTTCGGCATCGGCACCGCGTGGGGCCTGTTCGACTACGCCCCGGAAAAGTACGGCACCACCCAGCCGTTCCTGGCCTTGTTCTTCGTGTTCTATCTGCTGATACCGCTGCTGTTCGCCCGCAGGCAGCCGGCCAGCCGGCGCGACTTCATCGACGGCTGCCTGGTGTTCGGCATGCCGTTGGTGGCGTTCTCGCTGCAGGCCGGCCTGATGCGGGGCGGCACGTTCGCAGACAGCCGGTTGCCGCTGGCGTTCTGCGCGCTGGGTCTGGGCGTGCTGTACGCGGGGCTGGCGTGGCTGCTGCACCGGCGCCGGAACTACGATGTGCTTGCGCAGTCGTATGCGCTGCTCGCGGTGGGCTTCGCCACGCTGGCGGTGCCGCTGGCGCTGTCGGCCCAGGCGACGGCCTGCGTGTTCGCCCTGGAGGGTGCGGCGCTGGTCTGGCTGGGCCTGAAGCAGTCGCGCCTGTTGCCGCAGCTGACCGGTGCGGGCCTGCAGATGGCGGCGGCGCTGGCGTTCTCCCTCGCGCGGGCCGACGCCTGGTCCTCCGGCGGATTCGAGGCGACGGCCCATCCGATGTTCGCCAACGCGCCCTTCATGAGCGCGCTGCTGATCGCGCTGGCCGGCCTGGCCAGTGCCTGGAGCTATCGCGGCCGGCTGGGCGCCGTCGCGGGGCTGTACTACCTGTGGGGCCTGGCCTGGTGGCTGGGCAACGGTGTGATCGAGATCGAGCGTTACCTGAGTCATCGGGACGAGCCGGACGCGATGCTCGCCTTCGCGGCGTTGACCGGCTGGCTGGCGGCAGAAGCGCATCGGCGTCGTCCGTCCAGTGCGCTGGCGTGGACGACGCTGGCGGCCCTGGCTTGCGCGGTGCCGCTGGCGATCTGGCAGTCGGACGTGCACCAGCAGCCATTCGCCGGTCATGGCGTCTGGGCATGGCTGGCCTATGCGGTGCTTGGCGTGCGCAGCCTGTTGTGCCTGCGCGACAGCGAACATCGCCTGGCCGGCGCGGGCCAGTTCGTCTGGTGGCTGGTGTGGCCGATGGTGGCGAGCCTGCTGATGGCGTGGCTGCCCGACTGGCTGCAAGGCATGGGGCAGGGCTGGACGGCGGGCCTGATCGCGTTGCCGTGGCTGGTGGTGGTTGCGCTCGCGCTGTTCCGCTGGGGCTGGCTGTCGGCGCCCTTGGGCGAACGCTTCGATGGCTGGCGCACGCCGTTGCTCGGCGTGCTGTTCGCCGCGCTCGCCCTGTGGTGGGTGGGGTCGCTGTTCGTCGCGGGCGGGGCCGCGCCGCTGCCGTGGATTCCCGTGGTCAATCCGCTGGAACTGGCCCAGCTGGCGGTGCTCGTGCTGCTGTTGCGCTGGTGGGTGCCGGAAGACCGCAGCCTGCCGCCTGCGAAGATCGTGCTGCTTTCTTCGATGGCGTTCGTCTGGGTGACCTCGGTGGTGCTGCATGCCGTCCATCACTGGGGCGGCGTGCCATGGAACGGCGGCCTGCTGGCGGGCAGCCTGGCGCAGACCAGCCTGACCGTGGTGTGGAGCGTGCTGGGCGTGCTGGGCTGGGTGATCGGTTCGCGCCGCGGCCAGCGCATGCTGTGGCTGGGGGGTGCGGTGCTGATGGGCGTGGTGCTGGTGAAGCTGGTGTCGGTGGACCGGCAGCATCTGGGCAACCTGCTGGGCATCGGTTCCTTCATCGCCTACGGCCTGCTGTGCACGGTGGTGGGTTACCTGGCACCGGCGCCGCCGCGCCGCATCGAGACCGAGGAGGCGACCGCATGA
- a CDS encoding TonB family protein — translation MVSDAMVALLEATLASTLAILLVMTLRVPLRRHLGAAAAHAVWLCVPLVCVAILLPGRQAETQWALPLVAVLPPVPLAAAGEAKPLAPWSSWLFWSWCAGAIFTAGRLVLQQRRFVRGLGPLAPAAPDVLHARTCEGLPAAYGVLRPRIVVPADFHTRYTDAERALVLCHERLHIQRGDLIGNLLAALLRSLFWFNPLMHLAARLHRLDQEFACDAAVIARHPGERRRYGEAMLKAHLAGTPLPAGCHWTYRHPLKERIAMLKHPLHSRARRFAAAALVMSTVAGTGMAAWAAQPAAQAQAVHDFHYRIGAALEVDGERQDFALRDWPGRKVGFATTTRAGRVWRIELTVDPAQPGQVKLVGDISVDGRPLSAPVLIGALDQPMRIEATAPEGGSTFALSMVVSRHDGAPGPDAASLPKQPAPAYPQEAKALGQSGHVVLKLRVGPDGRVREAVVEESVPAGLFDAASLAAAQRWTFDPPMENGVPVEGWVRVPIRYDIDGGHAEDGGDVPAAAGQPAG, via the coding sequence ATGGTCAGTGACGCGATGGTGGCCCTGCTCGAGGCGACGCTGGCCAGCACGCTGGCGATCCTGTTGGTGATGACCCTGCGCGTACCGCTGCGCCGACATCTCGGTGCCGCCGCTGCGCACGCGGTGTGGCTCTGCGTGCCGCTGGTTTGCGTGGCCATCCTGTTGCCGGGACGCCAGGCTGAAACGCAGTGGGCGCTGCCGCTGGTCGCCGTGCTGCCGCCGGTGCCCCTCGCGGCCGCTGGCGAGGCGAAGCCGCTGGCTCCATGGTCCTCGTGGCTCTTCTGGTCCTGGTGCGCGGGCGCCATCTTCACCGCGGGCCGGCTGGTCCTGCAGCAGCGCCGCTTCGTCCGTGGACTGGGCCCACTGGCGCCGGCCGCGCCGGACGTGCTGCATGCGCGCACGTGCGAGGGGCTACCGGCCGCCTACGGCGTACTGCGGCCACGGATCGTGGTGCCGGCCGATTTCCACACCCGCTATACGGACGCGGAGCGCGCCCTGGTGCTGTGCCACGAGCGCCTGCACATCCAACGCGGCGACCTGATCGGCAACCTGCTTGCCGCACTGCTGCGCAGCCTGTTCTGGTTCAACCCGCTGATGCACCTGGCCGCGCGCCTGCATCGCCTGGACCAGGAATTCGCCTGCGATGCGGCCGTCATCGCGCGTCATCCCGGTGAACGCCGCCGATACGGCGAGGCGATGCTGAAGGCGCACCTGGCCGGCACCCCGCTTCCCGCGGGCTGCCATTGGACGTACCGACACCCGCTCAAGGAGAGAATCGCCATGCTCAAGCACCCCTTGCACAGCCGCGCCCGCCGGTTCGCGGCGGCCGCACTGGTCATGTCGACGGTCGCCGGCACCGGTATGGCGGCATGGGCCGCCCAACCTGCAGCGCAGGCGCAGGCCGTGCACGACTTCCACTACCGCATCGGCGCTGCGCTCGAGGTCGATGGCGAGCGCCAGGACTTCGCGCTGCGCGACTGGCCGGGACGGAAGGTGGGCTTTGCAACGACCACCCGGGCCGGGCGCGTCTGGCGCATCGAGCTGACCGTCGATCCGGCGCAGCCCGGACAGGTGAAACTGGTCGGCGATATCAGCGTGGACGGCAGGCCGCTGTCGGCGCCGGTGCTGATCGGCGCGCTCGACCAGCCGATGCGCATCGAAGCGACCGCGCCGGAGGGTGGCTCGACCTTCGCGCTGTCGATGGTCGTCAGCCGGCACGATGGCGCACCGGGCCCGGATGCCGCCAGCCTGCCGAAGCAGCCCGCGCCGGCCTACCCGCAGGAGGCGAAGGCGCTCGGCCAGAGCGGCCACGTCGTGCTGAAGCTCAGGGTGGGGCCCGATGGCCGCGTCCGCGAAGCCGTCGTGGAGGAATCGGTGCCTGCCGGCCTGTTCGACGCCGCGTCGCTGGCGGCGGCGCAGCGATGGACCTTCGACCCACCGATGGAGAATGGCGTGCCGGTGGAAGGATGGGTGCGCGTGCCGATCCGATACGACATCGATGGCGGCCACGCCGAAGACGGTGGCGACGTTCCCGCCGCGGCCGGGCAGCCTGCGGGGTGA
- a CDS encoding ATP-binding cassette domain-containing protein: MLDLDIELRRGTFHRHVRIEDGARVIALVGPSGAGKTSVLNAIAGLVAPVAGRIAVDGRCLFDSARRIDVPVHQRRVGYVFQDARLFPHLDVRRNLLYGRHGGRGAPRFGFDAVVDLLGIAPLLGRRTRNLSGGEAQRVAIGRALLSQPSLLLFDEPLSSLDQARREELIPYLQRVRDEIRLPIVYVSHHPDEVRRVADSTHVLD; this comes from the coding sequence ATGCTCGACCTGGACATCGAACTTCGGCGCGGCACCTTCCATCGCCACGTGCGCATCGAGGACGGCGCGCGCGTGATCGCGCTGGTCGGCCCCTCGGGCGCCGGCAAGACCTCGGTCCTCAACGCCATCGCCGGACTGGTGGCGCCGGTCGCCGGCCGCATCGCCGTGGACGGCCGCTGCCTGTTCGACAGCGCGCGCCGCATCGACGTGCCGGTGCACCAGCGCCGCGTCGGCTACGTGTTCCAGGATGCGCGGCTGTTCCCGCACCTGGACGTGCGCCGCAACCTGCTCTACGGGCGCCATGGCGGGCGCGGCGCGCCGAGGTTCGGATTCGATGCGGTCGTGGACCTGCTCGGCATCGCGCCCCTGCTCGGCCGGCGCACGCGCAACCTGTCCGGCGGCGAAGCGCAGCGCGTGGCGATCGGCCGCGCCCTGCTCTCGCAACCGTCGTTGCTGCTGTTCGACGAGCCCCTGTCGTCGCTGGACCAGGCCCGCAGGGAGGAACTGATCCCCTACCTGCAGCGCGTGCGCGACGAGATCCGCCTGCCCATCGTCTACGTCAGCCATCACCCGGACGAAGTGCGTCGCGTGGCCGATTCCACACACGTCCTCGACTGA
- a CDS encoding S1/P1 nuclease, with protein sequence MVRPLLFIPAFVLAVALALLPLPAHAWGPLGHRLVALLAWDDLTPQARRQAEVLLQGEPDPTLAGIASWADDLRKNDPVLGRTSARWHFVNLGEHDCAYEQVRDCPGGNCVVEAIHAQAAILADRTRTHAERLQALKFVVHFVGDVHQPLHAGYAHDKGGNDVQVNFDGRGTNLHTLWDSRMLLSTGRSEADHLQRLRTLPRPALGASALPPPAAEWAEHSCRVATGPGVYPGRARLDQRYVDQHLPIVERQLRAGGTALAAVLNQALGRR encoded by the coding sequence ATGGTCCGTCCCCTTCTTTTCATTCCCGCATTCGTCCTCGCCGTCGCGCTCGCACTGCTGCCGCTCCCGGCGCACGCATGGGGCCCGCTGGGCCATCGCCTGGTGGCGCTGCTGGCATGGGACGACCTGACGCCGCAGGCGCGCCGCCAGGCCGAGGTGCTGTTGCAGGGCGAGCCGGATCCGACCCTGGCCGGCATCGCCAGCTGGGCCGACGACCTCCGCAAGAACGATCCCGTGCTCGGCAGGACGTCCGCGCGCTGGCACTTCGTCAATCTCGGCGAACACGACTGCGCCTACGAGCAGGTCCGCGACTGCCCGGGCGGCAACTGCGTCGTCGAGGCGATCCACGCGCAGGCGGCGATCCTGGCGGATCGGACGCGTACGCATGCCGAGCGGCTGCAGGCGCTGAAGTTCGTCGTGCACTTCGTGGGGGACGTGCACCAGCCCCTGCATGCCGGCTACGCCCACGACAAGGGCGGCAACGACGTGCAGGTCAACTTCGACGGCCGCGGCACCAACCTGCACACGCTGTGGGACAGCCGCATGCTGCTGTCCACCGGCCGCAGCGAAGCCGACCATCTGCAACGCCTGCGTACGCTGCCCCGCCCGGCGCTGGGCGCCAGCGCGCTGCCGCCACCGGCGGCCGAATGGGCCGAACACTCGTGCCGTGTGGCGACGGGGCCGGGCGTGTATCCGGGCCGCGCCAGGCTGGACCAGCGCTACGTGGACCAGCATCTGCCCATCGTGGAGCGCCAGTTGCGTGCCGGCGGCACCGCCCTGGCCGCCGTGCTCAACCAGGCCCTCGGACGGCGGTGA